A region from the Halosolutus gelatinilyticus genome encodes:
- a CDS encoding adenosylcobalamin-dependent ribonucleoside-diphosphate reductase, translating to MSESELSAEDLTLPIKRTDGDTLEERMTANAYHNILPARYLRKDADGELVEEQEDLFDRVGKNIALAEAVYEAEKHDLELTVTPDQLKPEHPRRDELAEDVFGEGVSIEDDAETTLTEQNVTKFAYDTVVPELPDEVRGHVEDVAETFIEGMETLSFMPNSPTLMNAGDELQQLSACFVMSPDDDLSDIHETAKKAAEVFQSGGGVGYGFWQLRPYGDAVGSTGGIASGPITFMRTYDQLCETIAQGGTRRGAQMGIMRVSHPDVIEFIHAKNKDVSLAHCLRLNDPDDYTYTSFAEALEEARDLIDDEGRVPKHLRNAVEGHLSNFNISVGVTDEFMAALQNGEEYTFTNPRTEEPHVATEETKEMYERYGLGEYVEVGEELSVPAEIVWERIVEGAHENGEPGVIYLERVNKEHSFDVEKHDDHRILATNPCGEQPLEEYEACNLGHINLSTLADLDAPDWRVWSEKHADEYDSFEAAVDAFLEGAIDYEEFDERIEYGTRFLENVVTMSDFPVPEIEQKVRDMRKIGLGVMGLAQLYIQLGIRYGSEEGNEVARQLMTHINREAKATSHELALERGSFNDWADSKYADPIEYREWFEHQTGEDAGDWADGFPIRNHNVTTIAPTGTTSMVGNTTGGCEPIYNVAYYKNVTDDVQGDEMLVEFDDYFLRVLEANDIDVDEVKREAQEQMATNRFEGVEGLSTVPDAIGELFVITSDLSAKDHAAVQCACQEGVDSAISKTVNAPNDSTLEDAKEVFEWVYDHGGKGVTYYRDGTRSKQVLTTRADNTDFADETEAAAALVEQIDEIFGGLEAFLESEDVRDVLEEDLDTALADDDREPIQVDFTEKRERPDALQGVSQRIDTGYGKVYVTINEDPETGQPFELFANIGHSGGFTNSFTEALAKVISTSLRSGVDPDEIVDELCGTRSPKVAWDKGEQIQSIPDAIGTAMRRYLEDEIDKPYPTQQTLEESADATSIEQDGPKTDGGAAAESGSNEDATQDLIDAGESPECPDCGALSLYFSEGCKTCESCGWSEC from the coding sequence ATGAGCGAATCCGAACTCTCCGCGGAGGACCTCACCCTCCCGATCAAGCGCACCGACGGCGACACGCTGGAGGAGCGCATGACTGCCAACGCGTATCATAACATCCTTCCTGCCCGTTATCTGCGGAAGGACGCCGACGGCGAACTCGTCGAGGAGCAGGAGGACCTCTTCGATCGCGTCGGCAAGAACATCGCGCTGGCCGAAGCGGTGTACGAGGCTGAGAAGCACGACCTCGAGCTCACCGTCACACCCGACCAGCTCAAGCCCGAGCATCCGCGGCGCGACGAACTCGCGGAGGACGTGTTCGGCGAAGGGGTCTCGATCGAGGACGACGCTGAGACGACGCTCACCGAGCAGAACGTCACCAAGTTCGCCTACGACACGGTCGTTCCGGAGCTCCCCGACGAGGTCCGCGGACACGTCGAGGACGTCGCCGAGACGTTCATCGAGGGGATGGAGACGCTCTCCTTTATGCCGAACTCGCCCACTCTGATGAACGCGGGCGACGAACTCCAGCAGCTCTCGGCCTGTTTCGTCATGAGCCCGGACGACGACCTCTCGGACATCCACGAGACGGCCAAGAAGGCCGCCGAGGTCTTCCAGTCCGGCGGCGGCGTCGGCTACGGGTTCTGGCAGCTGCGCCCCTACGGGGACGCCGTCGGCTCCACCGGCGGCATCGCCTCCGGTCCGATCACCTTCATGCGGACCTACGACCAGCTCTGCGAGACGATCGCGCAGGGCGGCACGCGCCGCGGCGCCCAGATGGGCATCATGCGCGTCTCACACCCCGACGTCATCGAGTTCATCCACGCCAAGAACAAGGACGTCTCCCTGGCTCACTGCCTCCGGCTGAACGATCCGGACGACTACACCTACACCTCGTTCGCCGAGGCCCTGGAGGAGGCTCGCGACCTCATCGACGACGAAGGCCGGGTCCCCAAACACCTTCGCAACGCCGTCGAGGGCCACCTCTCGAACTTCAACATCTCCGTCGGCGTCACCGACGAGTTTATGGCGGCGCTCCAGAACGGCGAGGAGTACACCTTCACCAACCCGCGCACCGAGGAGCCCCACGTCGCGACCGAGGAGACCAAGGAGATGTACGAGCGCTACGGCCTCGGCGAGTACGTCGAGGTCGGCGAGGAGCTTTCGGTCCCCGCGGAGATCGTCTGGGAGCGCATCGTCGAGGGCGCCCACGAAAACGGCGAACCGGGGGTCATCTACCTCGAGCGCGTGAACAAGGAACACTCGTTCGACGTCGAAAAGCACGACGACCACCGGATCCTCGCGACGAACCCCTGCGGCGAGCAGCCGCTGGAAGAGTACGAAGCCTGTAATCTCGGCCACATCAACCTCTCGACGCTCGCCGACCTAGACGCCCCGGACTGGCGCGTCTGGAGCGAGAAGCACGCCGACGAGTACGACTCGTTCGAGGCGGCCGTCGACGCCTTCCTCGAAGGGGCGATCGACTACGAGGAGTTCGACGAACGCATCGAGTACGGGACGCGGTTCCTGGAGAACGTCGTCACGATGTCGGACTTCCCCGTCCCCGAGATCGAGCAGAAGGTCCGGGACATGCGCAAGATCGGCCTCGGCGTGATGGGGCTCGCGCAGCTGTATATCCAACTCGGCATCCGCTACGGCAGCGAGGAGGGCAACGAGGTCGCCCGCCAGCTGATGACCCACATCAATCGCGAGGCGAAGGCCACGAGCCATGAACTCGCGCTCGAACGCGGCTCGTTCAACGACTGGGCGGACTCGAAGTACGCCGACCCCATCGAGTACCGCGAGTGGTTCGAACACCAGACCGGCGAGGACGCCGGCGACTGGGCGGACGGGTTCCCCATCCGCAACCACAACGTGACGACGATCGCGCCCACGGGAACGACGTCGATGGTCGGCAATACGACCGGCGGCTGCGAGCCCATCTACAACGTCGCTTACTACAAGAACGTCACCGACGACGTGCAGGGCGACGAGATGCTCGTCGAGTTCGACGACTACTTCCTGCGCGTGCTGGAGGCCAACGACATCGACGTCGACGAGGTCAAGCGAGAAGCCCAGGAGCAGATGGCCACGAACCGGTTCGAGGGCGTCGAAGGCTTGTCGACCGTGCCGGACGCGATCGGCGAACTGTTCGTCATCACCAGCGACCTCTCGGCGAAGGACCACGCCGCCGTCCAGTGTGCCTGCCAGGAGGGCGTCGACTCCGCCATCTCGAAGACGGTCAATGCGCCCAACGACTCCACGCTCGAGGACGCCAAGGAGGTCTTCGAGTGGGTCTACGACCACGGCGGCAAGGGCGTCACCTACTACCGCGACGGCACGCGGAGCAAGCAGGTGCTGACCACGCGCGCCGACAACACCGACTTCGCGGACGAAACCGAAGCCGCGGCGGCGCTGGTCGAGCAGATCGACGAGATCTTCGGCGGCCTCGAAGCGTTCCTCGAGAGCGAGGACGTCCGGGACGTACTCGAGGAGGATCTCGATACGGCGCTGGCCGACGACGACCGCGAGCCGATTCAGGTCGACTTCACCGAAAAACGCGAGCGGCCCGACGCGCTCCAGGGCGTCAGCCAGCGGATCGACACCGGCTACGGCAAGGTCTACGTGACGATCAACGAGGACCCCGAGACCGGCCAGCCGTTCGAACTGTTCGCGAACATCGGCCACTCCGGCGGCTTCACGAACTCCTTCACCGAGGCGCTGGCGAAGGTCATCTCGACCTCGCTGCGCTCCGGCGTCGACCCCGACGAGATCGTCGACGAACTCTGTGGCACTCGCAGCCCGAAGGTCGCCTGGGACAAGGGCGAACAGATCCAGTCGATCCCGGACGCGATCGGCACCGCGATGCGCCGGTACCTGGAGGACGAGATCGACAAACCGTATCCGACCCAACAGACGCTGGAGGAGTCGGCCGACGCCACGTCGATCGAACAGGACGGACCCAAAACCGACGGCGGCGCGGCGGCCGAGAGCGGATCGAACGAGGACGCGACGCAGGACCTCATTGACGCCGGCGAGTCGCCCGAGTGTCCGGACTGCGGCGCGTTGTCGCTGTACTTCTCCGAAGGCTGCAAGACGTGCGAATCCTGTGGCTGGAGCGAGTGCTGA
- the trpE gene encoding anthranilate synthase component I: MTDSDTSDTPDAPDAPPLDIDRDAFREHAGGREDRPAVVRAVTTLDVETTPLAAYAALTGRSPSSDRDRSPYAFLLESAEKTASSDPDGAFRPSSADAERHARFSYVGYDPEAVVTVGPEGTTVKALSENAPIDLIETGVDGDTVDTLRGAMPDVRLANLPEHDRQHLEGGLVGFLAYDAVYDLWLEEVGLERPESRFPDAQFVLTTKTLAFDDREETISLIFTPVIEAGDDPDAIYDRLRAEAAAVAETLRGAEPPETGGFVREQEIAGQRDEYEESVRRAKEHVLDGDIYQGVVSRTRELYGRVDPLGFYEAMRDVNPSPYMYLLEHGDLTVVGASPETLVSVRGREVMSNPIAGTCDRGSSPVEDRRLAGEMLADGKERAEHTMLVDLARNDVRRVSEPGTVRVDEFMNVLKYSHVQHIESTVTGELAADADAFDATRASFPAGTLSGAPKIRAMEIIDALETESRGLYGGGVGYYSWCGDADFAIVIRTAAVENERDRDRITVQAGAGLVADSDPAAEYEETEKKMGGVLAALEAIEREDDAEGERADDEPIASNPEVGR, encoded by the coding sequence ATGACCGACTCCGATACGTCCGACACTCCGGATGCTCCCGACGCCCCGCCGCTCGATATCGATCGCGACGCCTTCCGCGAACACGCGGGCGGCCGCGAGGATCGCCCGGCGGTCGTCCGCGCCGTCACCACCCTCGACGTCGAGACGACGCCGCTGGCCGCCTACGCCGCGCTCACCGGCCGATCGCCGTCGAGCGATCGCGACCGATCGCCGTACGCGTTCCTGCTCGAGAGCGCCGAGAAGACGGCCTCGAGCGATCCCGACGGCGCGTTCCGGCCGAGTTCCGCCGACGCCGAGCGCCACGCCCGCTTCTCCTACGTCGGGTACGACCCCGAAGCGGTCGTGACGGTCGGTCCCGAGGGGACGACCGTGAAGGCGCTCTCCGAGAACGCGCCGATCGACCTGATCGAGACGGGCGTCGACGGCGATACGGTCGATACGCTCCGGGGCGCGATGCCGGACGTTCGCCTCGCCAACCTGCCGGAGCACGACCGCCAGCACCTCGAAGGAGGACTCGTCGGCTTTCTCGCCTACGACGCCGTCTACGACCTCTGGCTCGAGGAGGTCGGCCTCGAGCGACCCGAGTCGCGCTTCCCCGACGCGCAGTTCGTCCTGACGACGAAAACGCTGGCCTTCGACGATCGCGAGGAGACGATCTCGCTGATCTTCACGCCGGTGATCGAGGCCGGCGACGACCCCGACGCCATCTACGATCGATTGCGCGCCGAAGCTGCGGCCGTCGCGGAGACGCTCCGCGGCGCCGAACCCCCCGAAACCGGGGGATTCGTCCGCGAACAGGAGATCGCCGGCCAGCGAGACGAGTACGAGGAGAGCGTCCGCCGGGCCAAAGAACACGTCCTCGACGGCGACATTTACCAGGGCGTCGTCTCCCGCACGCGGGAGCTCTACGGGCGGGTCGATCCGCTCGGCTTCTACGAGGCGATGCGCGACGTGAACCCGTCGCCGTACATGTACCTGCTCGAGCACGGCGACCTGACCGTCGTCGGCGCGAGTCCCGAGACGCTCGTCTCCGTTCGCGGGCGGGAGGTCATGTCGAACCCGATCGCCGGCACCTGCGATCGAGGCTCGAGCCCCGTCGAGGACCGGCGACTCGCCGGCGAGATGCTGGCCGACGGGAAGGAACGCGCCGAGCACACGATGCTGGTCGACCTCGCGCGAAACGACGTCCGCCGCGTCTCCGAGCCCGGAACCGTCCGGGTCGACGAGTTCATGAACGTCCTGAAGTACAGCCACGTCCAGCACATCGAGTCGACGGTGACCGGCGAACTCGCTGCGGACGCCGACGCGTTCGACGCCACGCGGGCGTCGTTCCCCGCCGGGACGCTCTCCGGCGCCCCGAAGATCCGGGCGATGGAGATCATCGACGCCCTCGAAACCGAGTCCCGCGGCCTTTACGGCGGCGGCGTCGGCTACTACTCGTGGTGCGGCGACGCCGATTTCGCGATCGTGATTCGGACCGCAGCAGTAGAGAACGAACGTGATCGCGATCGGATCACGGTCCAGGCCGGCGCCGGCCTGGTGGCGGACAGCGACCCCGCCGCGGAGTACGAGGAGACCGAGAAAAAGATGGGCGGCGTCCTCGCCGCGCTCGAAGCGATCGAGCGCGAGGACGACGCGGAGGGCGAGCGGGCCGACGACGAACCGATCGCGTCGAACCCGGAGGTGGGCCGATGA
- the trpG gene encoding anthranilate synthase component II encodes MRSRLADEECERDETGDDHAAAGTAAVDALRVLFVDNYDSFTYNLVEYVSQLPGTETEILKNTASLDDVRAVDPDAIVVSPGPGHPKNDRDVGVTRDVLRDVSPEVPTLGVCLGLEAAVYEYGGTVGRAPEPIHGKASAVEHDGAGVFDGLEQGFRAGRYHSLVATEVPDCFEVTATAEHDGETLVMGVRHREYPIECVQFHPESVLTAAGHDVIENFLDSIAGVP; translated from the coding sequence ATGAGGAGCCGATTGGCCGACGAGGAATGCGAGCGAGACGAGACGGGCGACGACCACGCCGCGGCCGGGACGGCAGCGGTGGACGCCCTCCGGGTCCTGTTCGTCGACAACTACGACTCGTTCACCTACAACCTCGTCGAGTACGTCAGCCAGCTCCCCGGAACCGAAACCGAGATCCTGAAGAACACGGCGTCGCTCGACGACGTCCGGGCGGTCGATCCCGACGCGATCGTCGTCAGTCCCGGCCCCGGCCACCCGAAGAACGATCGGGACGTCGGCGTGACGAGAGACGTGCTCCGCGACGTCAGCCCCGAGGTGCCGACCCTGGGCGTCTGTCTCGGCCTCGAAGCCGCGGTCTACGAGTACGGTGGCACCGTCGGCCGGGCGCCGGAGCCGATCCACGGCAAGGCCTCGGCGGTCGAGCACGACGGCGCCGGCGTCTTCGACGGCCTCGAACAGGGCTTTCGCGCGGGTCGGTATCACTCGCTCGTCGCGACCGAGGTGCCGGACTGCTTCGAAGTAACGGCGACGGCCGAACACGACGGTGAAACCCTCGTGATGGGCGTTCGCCACCGGGAGTATCCGATCGAGTGCGTGCAGTTCCACCCGGAGAGCGTCCTCACGGCCGCGGGTCACGACGTGATCGAAAACTTCCTCGACTCGATCGCGGGCGTTCCGTGA
- a CDS encoding phosphoribosylanthranilate isomerase, producing MTRVKVCGLTTDDDLAIAVDAGADAVGIVCDVPVETPREVSTQRAETLAASVPPFVTSVLVTMPESAAAAIDLVEAVGPDAVQVHGTLDPDELAEVRSSVAASVLFAIDAEGAADVATVERYDEVADALLVDSTSEDGGGGTGETHDWNRTRTIAADLDSPLILAGGLTPENVAEAVRTVEPFAVDVASGVERDGGTKDPDAVRSFVERATTADRQLRPESP from the coding sequence ATGACGCGAGTGAAGGTCTGCGGCCTGACGACCGACGACGACCTCGCGATCGCGGTCGACGCGGGCGCCGACGCCGTCGGGATCGTCTGCGACGTGCCGGTCGAGACGCCCCGCGAGGTGTCGACCCAGCGGGCCGAGACGCTCGCCGCGTCCGTCCCGCCGTTCGTGACGAGCGTCCTCGTCACGATGCCCGAGAGCGCCGCGGCGGCGATCGATCTCGTCGAAGCGGTCGGCCCGGACGCGGTACAGGTCCACGGCACCCTCGATCCCGACGAACTCGCCGAAGTTCGATCGAGCGTCGCCGCGTCGGTGCTGTTCGCGATCGACGCCGAGGGCGCCGCCGACGTGGCGACCGTCGAGCGCTACGACGAGGTCGCCGACGCGCTGCTCGTCGACTCGACGAGCGAGGACGGCGGCGGGGGAACGGGCGAGACTCACGACTGGAATCGAACCCGGACGATCGCGGCCGACCTCGACTCGCCGCTGATCCTCGCGGGCGGGCTGACCCCCGAGAACGTCGCCGAAGCCGTCCGCACCGTCGAGCCGTTCGCCGTCGACGTCGCAAGCGGCGTCGAGCGCGACGGGGGAACCAAGGATCCGGACGCGGTCCGATCGTTCGTCGAACGCGCGACGACCGCCGATCGCCAGCTCCGCCCGGAATCACCATGA